One part of the Lycium ferocissimum isolate CSIRO_LF1 chromosome 8, AGI_CSIRO_Lferr_CH_V1, whole genome shotgun sequence genome encodes these proteins:
- the LOC132068609 gene encoding uncharacterized protein LOC132068609, whose translation MGVMERLKMFVVQEPVVAASCLIAGFGLFLPAVVRPMLDTFESSKQVPAPALNDVVAAVTGKEE comes from the exons ATGGgtgtaatggagagattaaaAATGTTCGTAGTCCAAGAACCTGTAGTGGCTGCTTCTTGTCTCATCGCCGGTTTTG GCCTTTTCCTTCCTGCAGTTGTTAGGCCAATGCTTGATACTTTTGAATCATCAAAGCAAGTCCCTGCACCTGCTCTAAATGAT GTGGTTGCTGCTGTGACTGGCAAGGAAGAATGA
- the LOC132068607 gene encoding uncharacterized protein At4g00950 codes for MKPYIVSSAPFPLVKFLSFSSQMGEKAEPISSPIHTLASVPFQWEKEPGKPYNNLPINSTSNNNIKPKCLEPPPRLYSINTPSPNALLDGPYNINVMPKFSSSSFRFLKNSTTSKNWWKLNVKRKGGNSSSSVFLSSMGSVDSRDESDEGRSSSARMASFRRNGSSSNLSASKSHIWAHIYEGFKKAIPWKNSKSKNGSSYNFQHQQPF; via the exons ATGAAACCTTATATTGTCTCTTCTGCTCCTTTTCCTCTTGTaaaatttctctctttctcatCACAAATGGGGGAAAAGGCAGAGCCAATTAGTTCACCTATTCACACATTAGCTTCTGTTCCATTTCAATGGGAAAAAGAACCTGGAAAACCTTATAATAATCTCCCAATTAACTCTACTtccaataataatattaagCCAAAATGCTTAGAGCCACCTCCAAGACTTTACTCTATAAACACACCATCACCCAACGCTCTCCTTGATGGACCTTATAATATCAATGTCATGCCCAAGTTTTCCTCATCTTCCTTTAGGTTCTTGAAAAATAGTACTACTAGCAAAAATTGGTGGAAGCTGAATGTTAAACGTAAGGGTGGTAATAGTAGCTCTTCTGTCTTTTTATCTTCTATGGGTTCAGTAGATTCTAGGGATGAAAGTGATGAAGGAAGAAGTAGCAGTGCAAGAATGGCAAGTTTTAGAAGAAATGGAAGCTCATCCAATCTCTCTGCTAGCAAGTCTCACATATGG GCACATATATACGAGGGTTTCAAGAAGGCCATACCATGGAAGAACAGCAAGTCAAAGAATGGCTCATCATATAACTTTCAACACCAGCAGCCATTTTAA